From the Toxotes jaculatrix isolate fToxJac2 chromosome 15, fToxJac2.pri, whole genome shotgun sequence genome, one window contains:
- the LOC121194734 gene encoding putative nuclease HARBI1, which yields MACPFLEDPIDEEARLIRRELRLRRARIFRPRLDTFSYPPDFFFERYRFSLQSLQYIHNLIRPLITHITHRGRALTTEQILCIALRFFANGSFLYNIGDAEHISKATVCKAIRKVCLALKRFLSVFVVFPGHKPVRAIKEEFHGIAGFPNVIGCIDGTHIPITAPSENEGDYVNRKSFHSINVQIICDAAHIITNVEAKWPGSVHDSRIYRESTISNRLERGEIHGFLLGDRGYPCQRNLITPYPDPQPGPQQHFNVAHCRTRARVEMTIGLLKARFQCLRHLRVTPERACDIIVACVILHNIATIRGEQHPALQIEDPEEDPIQLPENQDGRAIRDLICNNHFPC from the exons ATGGCATGTCCCTTTCTGGAAGACCCGATTGATGAAGAAGCAAGACTGATTCGCAGAGAACTGCGATTGCGTCGGGCGAGGATTTTCCGTCCACGTTTGGATACGTTTTCATATCCTCCCGACTTTTTCTTTGAACGTTATCGTTTTTCGTTACAGTCACTGCAATACATTCACAACCTCATCCGCCCTCTCATCACTCACATCACCCACCGTGGACGTGCACTCACCACTGAACAAATACTTTGCATTGCTCTACGTTTTTTTGCAAATGGAAGTTTTCTTTATAATATCGGCGATGCAGAACACATAAGCAAAGCAACCGTTTGCAAGGCTATAAGAAAGGTGTGCCTCGCTCTGAAGCggtttttatcagtttttgttgtttttcccggACACAAACCTGTGAGAGCCATCAAAGAAGAGTTCCATGGGATTGCag GATTTCCCaatgtgattggctgcattGATGGCACCCACATTCCTATCACTGCTCcttcagaaaatgaaggagattATGTGAATAGGAAGTCCTTCCATAGCATCAATGTGCAG atcatttgtgatgcagcacacattatcacaaaTGTGGAAGCCAAGTGGCCCGGGTCTGTGCATGACTCCCGCATATATAGAGAGTCTACAATAAGCAATAGACTGGAACGTG GAGAGATTCATGGCTTCCTTCTGGGTGACAGGGGTTACCCCTGCCAACGAAATCTTATAACCCCTTACCCAGACCCTCAACCAGGACCCCAGCAGCACTTCAATGTGGCACACTGCAGGACGAGAGCCAGGGTAGAGATGACTATAGGCCTGTTGAAAGCCCGTTTCCAGTGCTTACGTCATCTCAGAGTAACCCCTGAGAGAGCCTGTGACATAATTGTGGCATGTGTTATTCTCCATAATATTGCAACTATTAGAGGAGAGCAACACCCTGCCCTACAAATAGAAGACCCTGAGGAGGACCCCATCCAGCTCCCAGAAAATCAGGATGGAAGGGCAATCAGAGATCTGATCTGCAACAACCATTTTCCATGTTAA